In the Cydia splendana chromosome 2, ilCydSple1.2, whole genome shotgun sequence genome, one interval contains:
- the LOC134805554 gene encoding pyrroline-5-carboxylate reductase 3: MMAFNLGFIGGGNMSTAIVKGILKTETQSPSKIWVSGPHLNNLKHWSDLGANVTNKNGEVFCKCDVIFLGVKPGMLEAAVDDCLQTLTTTLSCKKVLFVSMLAGITIGDLQKVLKQLSENVSIIRIMPNTPMTVGEGACLYTPDDSVTEEQCSLVERLLSNCGMCERVPESLMDSLGSLIGCGPAFVYIIIEALADGAVKQGVPRALALRFAAQMVAGSGKMVLQSGKHPGLLKDEVCSPGGSTICGVTALEEGKIRATLINAVQASTLRNKELGKK, encoded by the exons ATGATGGCGTTCAACCTTGGATTTATTGGTGGTGGCAATATGTCCACTGCTATAGTGAAAGGCATTTTAAAAACTG aaacacAGTCACCATCCAAGATATGGGTATCAGGACCTCACTTGAATAACCTGAAGCACTGGAGTGACCTCGGTGCCAATGTTACAAACAAAAATGGTGAAGTATTCTGTAAATGTGATGTCATATTTTTGGGTGTTAAGCCAGGCATGCTTGAAGCCGCTGTCGATGACTGTCTCCAAACATTAACTACAACTCTGTCCTGTAAAAAGGTGCTTTTTGTTTCAATGTTGGCCGGGATAACTATTGGTGATTTGCAAAAG GTCTTAAAGCAACTCTCTGAAAATGTGAGCATAATACGAATAATGCCCAACACTCCAATGACAGTGGGAGAAGGAGCCTGCTTGTACACACCGGATGACAGTGTGACGGAAGAACAGTGTAGTCTGGTGGAGAGGCTGCTCAGCAATTGTGGCATGTGTGAGAGGGTGCCAGAGTCTCTGATGGATTCTTTGGGCTCCTTAATTGGCTGTGGACCTGCTTTT GTATACATAATAATCGAAGCTCTAGCGGACGGCGCAGTGAAGCAGGGCGTTCCTCGCGCGCTAGCATTGCGTTTTGCCGCCCAAATGGTAGCCGGCAGCGGCAAAATGGTCTTGCAGTCTGGGAAACACCCGGGGCTGCTGAAGGATGAAGTCTGCTCTCCCGGAGGCTCCACTATCTGTGGAGTTACTGCGCTTGAGGAAGGGAAAATAag GGCCACTTTGATCAATGCTGTACAGGCATCTACGCTGAGAAATAAGGAGCTTGGAAAGAAGTAG